Below is a genomic region from Billgrantia tianxiuensis.
CCTTCCCGGTCCCATCAAGCGCTGCGGCGCTTGTTTTTGTTTGGAGACCCCTCATGCCCCAGATCAAGGCGATCATCGGGCTGGGCAATCCCGGTGACGGGTACGCCGCCACACGCCACAACGCCGGCGCCTGGCTGGTGGAAATCCTGGCCCGCCAGGCCGGCACCGAGCTGCGCCCGGAGAAGAAGTTCCTCGGTCTGTATGCCAAGGTGCTTCTCGACGGCCAGGAACTACATCTACTCGAACCCACTACCTTCATGAATCGCAGCGGCGCCGCCGTGGCGGCCCTGTGCCAGTTCTACAAGATCGCCCCGGATGAGCTGCTGGTGGCTCACGACGAGCTGGACATCCCCCCGGCACGGCCCGCTACAAGCAGGGCGGTGGCCACGGCGGTCACAACGGCCTGCGCGACATCATCAGCGCGCTGGGCGAGAAGGGCTTCAACCGCCTGCGCATCGGCATCGGCCACCCCGGCGACTCGCGCCAGGTCACCAACTACGTGCTGGGTCGCCCCGGCAAGGCGGAGTTCGAGGCCATCGGCGGCGCCCTCAACGAGTGCCTGGCCACGCTGCCGCTGGCCGTGTCGGGCGACTGGGCCAAGGCCATGAGTCGACTGCACAGCTTCTCGGGCTGAACCGGCGCCAAGGCTGGGCTAGAATAGCGCCCGTTCGCGAGCACCACTCGCCATCTTACTCAGGACATCATCATGGGTTTCAACTGCGGTATCGTCGGTCTGCCCAACGTGGGCAAGTCGACCCTCTTCAACGCCCTGACCAAGTCCGGCATCGATGCCGAGAACTTCCCCTTCTGCACCATCGAGCCCAACGTCGGTATCGTGCCGATGCCCGATCCACGCCTCGACAAGCTGGCCGAGATCGTCAAGCCGCAGAAGGTGATTCCCACCACCATGGAGTTCGTCGACATTGCCGGCCTGGTGGCGGGAGCCTCCAAGGGCGAGGGGCTCGGCAACCAGTTCCTGGCCAACATTCGCGAGACCCAGGCCATCGCCCACGTGGTGCGCTGCTTCGACAACGACAACGTCATCCACGTGGCCAATCAGGTCGATCCGCGCTCCGATATCGAGACCATCAACCTGGAGCTGGCGCTGGCCGACCTCGACACCGTCGAGCGTGCCATCCAGCGCCTGGTGCGTGTGGCCAAGGGCGGTGACAAGGATGCCATCGCCACCAAGGCGATCCTGGAGCGCGTCCAGCCGCACCTGGCCGAAGGCCAGCCGCTGCGCAGTTTCGGCCTCGACGAGGATGAGAAGCGCCAGGTCAAGAGCTTCGGCTTCCTCACGCTCAAGCCGACCATGTACATCGCCAACGTCAACGAGGACGGTTTCGAGAACAACCCCTACCTCGATATCGTCAACGAGATTGCCGCCGAGGAAGGTGCCGTGGTGGTGCCGGTGTGCAACCAGCTCGAAGCCGAGATCGCCGAGCTCGACGACGACGAGCGCGCCATGTTCCTCGGCGAGATGGGCATGGAAGAGCCCGGGCTCGACCGGGTGATCCGCGCCGGCTACAAGCTGCTGGGCCTGCAGACCTACTTCACCGCCGGGGTGAAGGAAGTGCGCGCCTGGACCGTCAAGGTGGGTGCCACCGCCCCCGAGGCCGCCGGCGTGATCCACACCGATTTCCAGAAGGGCTTCATCCGCGCCGAAGTGATCGGCTACGACGACTTCGTCACCCTGGGTGGCGAACAGGGCGCCAAGGACGCCGGCAAGTGGCGCCTGGAGGGCAAGGAGTATGTGGTGCAGGACGGCGACGTGATCCACTTCCGCTTCAATGTGTAGCCTTCAGGCTTGACCTGATGGGGGCGAATCCGTAAACTTCGCCTCCGTCGATTGGCTACGTAGCTCAGTTGGTTAGAGCACATCACTCATAATGATGGGGTCCCCTGTTCGAGTCAGGGCGTAGCCACCAGAGATCGAAAAAAACCCGGCGCCTCCTGGCGCCGGGTTTTTCGTGGTGAAGACTCAAACCAACTGGGGGCGGTTGGCGAAGGCGATCAGCGCCCGGGTCAGATATTCGACATCGTGGCTGCCCGCCGTCTCGCGAATCGAGTGCATGGCCCACTGTGGCACACCCACATCCAGCGTCGGCACACCGAGTTCGGTGGCAGTGATCGGACCGATGGTGCTGCCGCACCCCATGTCGGCGCGAGTAACGAAAGTCTGCACCGGCACCCCGGCCTCGCGACAGAGATCGCGAAACAGCGCAGACGTAGCGCTGTTGGTGGCATAGCGCTGGTTGGCGTTGACCTTGATCACCGGTCCGCCATTGAGCGCCGGCCCATGGGCGGCGTCATGCTTGTCGGTAAAATTGGGGTGAAGAGCGTGAGCGTTGTCGCAGGAGATCATTCGCGAGGCCTGGATCAGACGAATGAAGCCCTCTTCGCCTGGTTCGCCGAGCTGCGCGTTCACGCGACGCAAGACGTCGCCGAGGAACGGTCCCTGGGCACCGCAGGCGCTGGCACTACCGACTTCTTCATGATCGTTGGCCACCAGCACCACGCCCTGGCTGCCGTCGCTCTCCAGCAGCGCTTCCAGGCCGATGAAGCAGGAAAGCAGGTTGTCCAGGCGGGCGCTCGCTACCAGCTCGCGCTCGATGCCCACCAGCGCCGGTGGCTGCACATCGTAGAGTGCCAGCTCGAAATCGAGGATCTCGGCTCCGGCGATGCCATGCTGCACCTCCAGCCACTCGAGCAGCAGGCGTTGCAGGTCGGCTTTTTCTCCGCCCTGCAGGAAGACCGGCGGCATCTGGGTCTGGGCATTGATCGCCCGGCCGTTGTTGACCTCGCGATCGAGATGAATGGCAAGACTGGGAATGATGGCGATCGGCCGGTCCACGTACAGCAGCACGCCTTCGATGCAACCGTCGGCATGTCGCACGTGGACTCGCCCGGCCAGCCCCAGGTCGCGATCGTACCAGGGGGCCAGCAGCACGCCGCCGTACAACTCGACGCCGAGCTGCAGCCAGCCCGCCGAATTCTGGGCCGCGTTGGGTTTCAACCTCAGGCCGGGGCTATCGGTATGGGCGCCAATCATGCGCAGTGACTCAAGTTCCTGCCGAGGCAGCTGCAGCGCCACGATGGATGAGTCGTTACGCGTGACAAAGACTCGCTCGCCGGGTGAAAGCTGCCATGACTGGCGCTCGTCGAGGCGACGAAACCCGGCGGCCTCGAGCCGGTCGGCCATTATTGCCACGGCATGCCAGGGCGTAGGGAACGATGCAGAAAATCGAGCAGTCGCTCGAGACGGGCTTCCCGAGACATGTGGATCCTCATCAGGGGTCGTGGTTGGCGCGAGAGCTGCTACAATGCGGTTTCTGCTTGGCAACTCACACGCCATACGCTTGTCTAGGGAAGGAAGTGTACACGAAACCAGGGGTGCTTCATCGATGAGCCAGTTAGTCATTATTCGGCACACAGCGATCATGACGCTGGTGCTGCTGTTGTCGTGCGCTCAACTGGCGCTTGCTCAGATCCAGCCCGGCGATGCCCAACGGCAGGCCGCGGTAGAGGTGGCCGAATCGCTACGCTATGGCCACTATGCCGACGCCGCTCTCGATGACGCCTGGTCGCAACTGGCCTTCGAGCGCTACCTCGACATCCTCGACGGCCAGCGCGCCTTCCTGCTGGAAAGCGACATCGAGGAATTTCGCCATCTCGAGGAACGCATCGACGACATGCTGTTCGAAGGCGACCTGACTTCCGTCTACCAGCTCTACCAGCGCTATCACGATCGTGCCGAGAGCCGCTTCGAATGGCTGCTCTCCGCCCTCGATCAAGGGCTGAACTTCACCTATGAAACCGATATGCGGCTCGACCTCGATCGCCGCGACGCCGATTGGGCCACCAGCGAGGCAGAACTCGACGACCTGTGGCGCAAGCGTCTGAAGAACGCTGCCCTGACCCTGGACATCAGCGGCCAGGACGAGGAGCAGGTAACGAACAACCTGCGCCAACGCTACGAAGGCCAACTCTCGCGGCTTCGCCAAACCAATGGCGAAGACGTGTTCGGCCTGTTCATGGCGGCCGTGACCAGCAGTATCGACCCGCATACCGAATACCTCTCCCCGCGCCAGGGCGAATCCTTCGATATCCAGATGCGGCTGTCGCTGGAAGGCATCGGTGCCATGCTGCAATCCGACGGTGAATACGTGAAGGTGACCAGCCTGGTGCCCGGCGGTCCGGCGGATCGCGCCGGTGTGCTCGAGCCCGCCGATCGCATCGTCGGTGTCGGGCAGGAAGATGAAGATGAAGTCGTCAACGTCGTCGGCATGCGTCTGGACGAAGTGGTCGACCTGATCCGTGGCCCCAAGGGTACCGTGGTGCGCCTCGAGGTAGTGCCTGCGGAAGCCGTGGACATGACCCGCTCGCACACCATCGAGATCACCCGCGACACCGTGGACCTCGAAGAACAGGCCGCTCGGGGGGAAATCGTCGAAGTAGAGCGTGACGACGGCATTAAGCGCATCGGCGTAATCACAATCCCCACCTTCTACGTCGATTTCGATGCCTGGCAGTCCGGCGCCGAGGAGTTTCGCAGCACCACCCGCGATGTGGCGCGCGAAGTCGAGCGGCTCAAGGCAGAGGGTATCGACGGCATCATGCTCGACCTGCGCAACAACGGCGGTGGCGCGCTTCAGGAGGCAAACTCACTGCTCGGCCTGTTTATCGACCGTGGTCCCACCGTGCAGGTGCGCGACGCTCGCGGCCGCATCAGCCTCTACGGCGACA
It encodes:
- a CDS encoding carboxy terminal-processing peptidase; protein product: MSQLVIIRHTAIMTLVLLLSCAQLALAQIQPGDAQRQAAVEVAESLRYGHYADAALDDAWSQLAFERYLDILDGQRAFLLESDIEEFRHLEERIDDMLFEGDLTSVYQLYQRYHDRAESRFEWLLSALDQGLNFTYETDMRLDLDRRDADWATSEAELDDLWRKRLKNAALTLDISGQDEEQVTNNLRQRYEGQLSRLRQTNGEDVFGLFMAAVTSSIDPHTEYLSPRQGESFDIQMRLSLEGIGAMLQSDGEYVKVTSLVPGGPADRAGVLEPADRIVGVGQEDEDEVVNVVGMRLDEVVDLIRGPKGTVVRLEVVPAEAVDMTRSHTIEITRDTVDLEEQAARGEIVEVERDDGIKRIGVITIPTFYVDFDAWQSGAEEFRSTTRDVAREVERLKAEGIDGIMLDLRNNGGGALQEANSLLGLFIDRGPTVQVRDARGRISLYGDTETGTLYDGPLAVLVNRLSASASEIFAGAIQDYGRGLVLGSSTFGKGTVQTLNDLSHGQIKLTRAKFYRISGESTQHRGVEPDILFPDMIDPDRIGESSLDNALEWDTVQAVQYRHYGEPWEYLETLRSRHRERADSHPNFVYLKERVELARRMREEHTSVSLDREQRQREVEARDAEQLALENRRREALGLEPLDELIDARGEEEGEEDEPVDRVQVVEAAAILADYAELTQRRLAGRS
- the ychF gene encoding redox-regulated ATPase YchF; this encodes MGFNCGIVGLPNVGKSTLFNALTKSGIDAENFPFCTIEPNVGIVPMPDPRLDKLAEIVKPQKVIPTTMEFVDIAGLVAGASKGEGLGNQFLANIRETQAIAHVVRCFDNDNVIHVANQVDPRSDIETINLELALADLDTVERAIQRLVRVAKGGDKDAIATKAILERVQPHLAEGQPLRSFGLDEDEKRQVKSFGFLTLKPTMYIANVNEDGFENNPYLDIVNEIAAEEGAVVVPVCNQLEAEIAELDDDERAMFLGEMGMEEPGLDRVIRAGYKLLGLQTYFTAGVKEVRAWTVKVGATAPEAAGVIHTDFQKGFIRAEVIGYDDFVTLGGEQGAKDAGKWRLEGKEYVVQDGDVIHFRFNV